In a single window of the Thermococcus stetteri genome:
- the amrS gene encoding AmmeMemoRadiSam system radical SAM enzyme yields the protein MREAMWWEPLENNRVRCRLCPLNCIIDEGKRGSCKIRKNIGGKLYTLNYGKVSSIAADPVEKKPLFHFWPGSCAFSIATVGCNMHCKHCQNWEISQADENFPYLHDMTPKMIVTMAKKYGCESIAYTYNEPVIWYEFVLDTAKLAKKEGLYNLMITNGYINEEPFRELAPYIDAMNIDIKAFDDKFYMKIASVPSGEPSRRTAVIAKKDYGIHVELTYLIIPTLNDKEEEIRAFARWVVEEMGDDTPVHFSRFFPHYKLLHLPPTPVETIEMAYRVAKEEGLKFVYIGNVPGHPGEHTYCPKCGKPLIVRYGFEIVEYNVTDDGRCGFCGEPIPIIGTYTKKRYPGIWW from the coding sequence ATGCGCGAGGCGATGTGGTGGGAGCCCCTTGAGAACAACCGCGTAAGGTGCAGGCTCTGCCCCCTCAACTGCATCATCGACGAGGGTAAGAGAGGGTCGTGCAAGATCAGGAAGAACATAGGCGGGAAGCTGTACACCCTCAACTACGGGAAAGTCTCCTCGATAGCGGCCGATCCGGTTGAGAAGAAGCCCCTCTTCCACTTCTGGCCGGGTTCCTGTGCCTTCTCGATAGCAACCGTTGGCTGCAACATGCACTGCAAGCACTGCCAGAACTGGGAGATAAGCCAGGCCGATGAGAACTTCCCTTACCTCCACGACATGACGCCTAAGATGATAGTCACGATGGCGAAGAAGTACGGCTGTGAGAGCATAGCCTACACCTACAACGAGCCTGTGATATGGTACGAGTTCGTTCTTGACACGGCAAAGCTTGCTAAAAAGGAGGGCCTCTACAACCTCATGATAACCAACGGCTACATCAACGAGGAGCCCTTTAGGGAGCTTGCTCCTTACATTGATGCGATGAACATCGACATTAAGGCCTTCGACGATAAGTTCTACATGAAGATAGCGAGCGTCCCGAGCGGGGAGCCGAGCAGGAGGACGGCTGTGATAGCGAAGAAAGACTATGGAATCCACGTCGAGCTGACCTACCTCATAATCCCAACGCTGAACGATAAAGAGGAGGAGATAAGGGCCTTTGCCCGCTGGGTCGTTGAAGAGATGGGCGACGATACACCAGTCCACTTCTCCCGCTTCTTCCCGCACTATAAGCTCCTCCACCTTCCCCCGACCCCGGTGGAGACTATAGAGATGGCCTACCGCGTTGCCAAGGAAGAGGGTTTGAAGTTCGTCTACATTGGAAACGTCCCCGGCCATCCGGGAGAGCACACCTACTGCCCGAAGTGTGGAAAGCCTTTAATAGTCCGGTATGGGTTTGAGATTGTTGAGTACAACGTGACCGATGATGGAAGGTGCGGGTTCTGCGGCGAACCCATTCCTATCATTGGGACATACACAAAAAAGAGATATCCAGGCATTTGGTGGTGA
- a CDS encoding polysaccharide deacetylase family protein encodes MHVSMTFDVEQDCPPYLNTTKGMERGLSQILDLLAEKKVRATFFFTAEMARRFPELAKRVVDEGHELGSHGYNHERLDKLPKDKATFVIEKSLKVLREFGDVVSFRAPNLQLPGPYYSLLEKNGVLVDSSKATYKGYREGVRFFGGVLEVPASTTSSVLRLPWKLQRVIHGRLREPRVYFAHPWEFVPMQNEKIRWDCRFNTGEKALDLLATLIDYYKSLGARFLMIKEYHDLYGNLKRER; translated from the coding sequence ATGCACGTTTCGATGACCTTTGACGTCGAACAGGACTGCCCTCCATACCTTAACACCACAAAGGGAATGGAAAGGGGCCTCTCACAGATACTTGACCTTCTTGCGGAGAAGAAAGTACGAGCTACCTTCTTCTTTACTGCGGAGATGGCCAGGCGCTTCCCGGAACTTGCTAAGCGTGTAGTAGACGAAGGTCACGAACTCGGAAGCCACGGCTATAACCATGAGCGACTTGATAAATTGCCAAAGGACAAGGCAACTTTTGTTATTGAGAAGTCCTTAAAAGTCCTGCGTGAGTTTGGGGACGTCGTCTCTTTTAGGGCACCCAACCTCCAGCTCCCAGGGCCCTATTACTCTCTTCTTGAAAAAAATGGAGTACTCGTGGATTCTTCTAAAGCTACTTACAAAGGCTACCGGGAGGGAGTCAGGTTTTTTGGAGGAGTCCTAGAAGTGCCCGCATCAACGACCAGTTCAGTGCTCCGACTTCCCTGGAAGCTCCAGAGAGTAATTCACGGAAGGCTAAGAGAACCTAGGGTGTACTTTGCTCACCCCTGGGAGTTTGTGCCTATGCAGAACGAAAAAATACGGTGGGACTGCAGATTCAATACCGGTGAGAAGGCCCTTGATCTGTTGGCTACTCTTATTGATTACTACAAATCGCTGGGCGCGAGATTCCTGATGATAAAAGAATACCATGATCTTTACGGAAACCTTAAACGGGAACGATGA
- a CDS encoding glycosyltransferase family 4 protein, whose protein sequence is MESLKIAIASDWFFPKIGGIESHIDELARNLLKVGHEPYVITHDYRYMRPYSDSHPYPVVRFPAPVYLKKSHISLGANQLWKINKLYKQTGFDITHVHSIYSPLSIAVANLSRGIRGVPVVATNHSFYGAPSADPILRPILKRVLQRVDTFVAVSRPVARDTVRLLEEALEDRRVFVVPNGIDTEKWRPPEPEERERVRRMLGITDEIVLFYNGRMTARKNAHRLPLIVSNAIRLSGLPKDKVKLLIVGNGEMREKLEENLKGTGLMDNTLLYYFMPRDELLKFYWASDIVLVPGILESFSIVGLEASATGRLVVGRERSGISDVILDGKTGLLGHTEEEVSRNLAYALMNPELIEKVGSEARRRVAKKFSWEVIIRKMIKVYKVTLNEADGRDKLYLLYKLSRRIG, encoded by the coding sequence GTGGAGAGCCTTAAAATCGCAATAGCATCGGACTGGTTTTTCCCTAAAATCGGAGGGATAGAGAGTCATATTGATGAGCTTGCCCGAAACCTGCTAAAGGTGGGTCACGAACCTTACGTGATAACTCACGACTACAGGTATATGAGGCCATACTCTGACAGCCATCCATATCCAGTTGTCAGATTTCCTGCTCCAGTTTATCTCAAAAAAAGCCACATAAGCCTTGGGGCAAATCAGTTGTGGAAGATAAACAAGCTGTACAAACAAACAGGTTTTGATATAACCCATGTTCACAGCATCTACTCCCCGTTATCAATCGCCGTGGCGAATCTCTCACGTGGGATTAGGGGTGTTCCAGTCGTGGCAACAAATCACTCCTTCTACGGTGCCCCCTCGGCCGACCCGATTTTGAGACCAATCCTAAAGCGCGTCCTTCAAAGAGTTGACACCTTTGTTGCGGTGAGCAGACCCGTCGCTAGGGACACTGTCAGATTACTTGAGGAAGCCCTCGAAGACAGGCGTGTTTTCGTAGTTCCCAACGGCATAGACACTGAAAAGTGGAGGCCCCCCGAGCCGGAGGAGAGGGAGAGGGTTAGAAGGATGTTGGGAATAACTGACGAGATAGTCCTGTTCTATAACGGGAGGATGACAGCCAGAAAAAATGCCCACCGGTTACCTCTGATTGTGTCAAACGCCATTAGGCTTTCCGGTCTGCCCAAGGATAAAGTGAAGCTGTTGATTGTGGGCAACGGAGAGATGAGGGAGAAGTTAGAGGAGAACCTCAAAGGAACCGGACTCATGGACAACACCCTCCTCTATTACTTCATGCCCCGCGATGAGCTTTTGAAGTTTTACTGGGCTTCGGATATCGTGTTGGTACCGGGAATCTTGGAGTCGTTCTCCATAGTCGGTTTAGAGGCATCAGCAACGGGCAGGCTGGTTGTGGGCAGGGAAAGGAGCGGGATCTCAGACGTGATCCTCGATGGAAAAACTGGACTCTTGGGGCACACCGAAGAAGAAGTGAGTAGGAACCTAGCGTATGCCCTGATGAACCCGGAGTTGATTGAGAAAGTTGGTTCAGAGGCCAGGAGGCGTGTGGCCAAAAAGTTTTCGTGGGAGGTTATAATTAGGAAAATGATTAAGGTCTATAAGGTGACCCTGAACGAGGCAGATGGGAGAGACAAGCTCTATCTGCTCTACAAGCTGTCCAGGAGGATTGGATAA
- a CDS encoding lysylphosphatidylglycerol synthase transmembrane domain-containing protein yields the protein MIKGIMNSGTQYLSIIENIPVTYLLLAVLTYYLSVLIYALRWKLVLRGMGRDAPLEDLVKAILASIFVNNVTPTSRGGGEILRIAWVSKKNSIPPEISTASVIYERILESIPVFALFMLYLTRLHHIPKTVVLVVVIVTGVIWWKWDLLVEFSFKILSKKSDNEEIKKISSLRDKHHITLGVITLSSVVWVLDVIHFKLVTAAFGLNLGWGILIGVSIINFFLGLIALTPGGVGIVEGGLVGLLAHLGVPMALAVPVTLLERFISYVLSSITGFVILVTSGGWLMWRALKSQ from the coding sequence ATGATAAAAGGGATTATGAACTCAGGCACGCAGTACTTGAGCATTATAGAGAATATTCCAGTTACATACCTTCTTTTGGCAGTTCTAACGTATTATTTGAGCGTTTTGATATATGCCCTTCGGTGGAAACTGGTTCTTAGAGGAATGGGGAGAGACGCCCCTCTGGAAGATCTCGTCAAGGCAATACTTGCCTCTATATTTGTAAATAACGTGACCCCAACCAGCCGTGGAGGCGGCGAGATTTTGAGGATTGCTTGGGTTTCAAAGAAGAACAGTATTCCACCTGAAATATCAACAGCCAGTGTTATTTATGAGAGAATCCTTGAGAGCATCCCAGTTTTTGCGCTCTTTATGCTGTACCTAACTCGCCTCCACCATATTCCCAAGACTGTTGTCTTAGTCGTGGTGATCGTGACTGGAGTTATTTGGTGGAAATGGGATCTGCTCGTTGAGTTTTCATTCAAGATTCTCAGCAAGAAATCGGACAATGAAGAGATAAAAAAGATATCATCTCTGCGTGATAAGCACCACATAACCCTGGGAGTCATAACTCTGAGCTCGGTTGTGTGGGTTCTCGACGTGATCCATTTCAAGCTCGTGACTGCGGCATTCGGGCTTAATCTCGGCTGGGGGATTCTTATTGGAGTGTCAATCATTAACTTCTTCCTCGGGCTCATTGCACTAACTCCTGGGGGAGTGGGAATAGTAGAGGGGGGCTTAGTGGGACTACTTGCCCACTTGGGAGTTCCAATGGCCTTGGCAGTCCCAGTAACGTTATTGGAGAGGTTCATCTCTTATGTCCTGAGCAGTATAACAGGCTTTGTTATTCTAGTTACCTCAGGGGGGTGGCTCATGTGGAGAGCCTTAAAATCGCAATAG
- a CDS encoding thiamine-phosphate kinase encodes MRESEIIELFLKHLKRQGELPLGDDAGALKIGDGWLVATNDMLVRKTDVPDIMTPEQVGFKAVTMNVSDVAAMGAKPVGFLFSLGIPEELDEAYLEGIAKGIGKALDYYGIPVLSADTNEAEDLIIDGIALGRTKRLLTRSGAKPGDLVCVTEDIGRALAGYLVWRHGLDVSPRTREALYEKFLEPKARVGEGAVLSKFANSAIDISDGLSKELHLISRMSSVRIEISSGRLPIREEVYEVAESLGMDPTEIALASGEEFELVFTVPPEKASELDFNFTVIGKVKQGDGVYIDGEPLALYGWEHLAGGFVL; translated from the coding sequence ATGCGGGAGTCAGAAATAATCGAGCTCTTCCTCAAGCACCTGAAGAGGCAGGGGGAGCTTCCCCTCGGGGACGATGCCGGAGCCTTAAAGATTGGAGATGGGTGGCTGGTAGCCACGAACGACATGCTCGTTAGAAAAACGGACGTTCCCGACATAATGACGCCCGAGCAGGTCGGCTTCAAAGCCGTGACGATGAACGTGAGCGACGTTGCCGCGATGGGTGCTAAACCGGTGGGCTTCCTCTTCTCTCTTGGAATTCCGGAGGAGCTGGATGAGGCGTATCTGGAGGGGATAGCCAAGGGGATTGGGAAGGCCCTCGACTACTACGGGATTCCGGTTCTCAGCGCGGACACCAACGAGGCGGAGGATTTGATAATCGACGGCATTGCCCTCGGGAGGACTAAGAGGCTCTTAACGCGCTCTGGAGCCAAGCCAGGTGACCTTGTGTGTGTTACCGAGGACATAGGGCGGGCGCTTGCCGGTTATCTGGTATGGAGACATGGCCTTGACGTGTCTCCGAGGACTAGAGAGGCACTCTATGAGAAATTCCTTGAGCCAAAGGCGAGAGTTGGGGAGGGAGCCGTCCTCAGCAAATTTGCGAACTCCGCCATAGATATAAGCGACGGCCTCTCAAAGGAGCTCCATTTGATCTCTAGAATGAGCAGTGTTAGAATTGAGATAAGCTCCGGGAGACTTCCAATACGGGAGGAAGTTTATGAAGTGGCAGAATCCCTTGGGATGGATCCCACTGAGATAGCCCTGGCCAGCGGTGAGGAGTTTGAGCTTGTTTTTACAGTGCCGCCAGAGAAAGCCTCTGAGCTTGATTTCAACTTCACGGTAATTGGAAAAGTAAAACAGGGGGATGGGGTTTACATTGATGGGGAACCTCTCGCCCTCTACGGTTGGGAGCACCTAGCGGGAGGGTTTGTGCTCTAA
- a CDS encoding putative toxin-antitoxin system toxin component, PIN family codes for MRVLLDTNVLISAYFWHGNERKLLWECLVGVHENVISDYVEEEIRRILTGKFGISGDKVERYLSLLGEFSIKVQTGKIPPISRDPKDNPVIATAIAGKVEALVTGDKDLLSLRDDEKLFCYWASAS; via the coding sequence ATGAGGGTTCTGCTCGACACCAATGTTCTCATTTCCGCTTACTTCTGGCACGGTAATGAAAGGAAGCTCCTCTGGGAATGCCTTGTGGGAGTTCATGAGAACGTCATTTCAGATTATGTAGAAGAGGAAATTAGGAGAATCCTCACGGGAAAATTTGGGATTTCCGGGGATAAGGTGGAGAGGTATCTCTCACTCTTAGGAGAGTTCTCAATCAAAGTCCAGACGGGGAAAATCCCTCCCATTTCGAGGGATCCAAAGGATAATCCCGTAATAGCTACTGCGATCGCTGGAAAGGTTGAAGCACTTGTAACCGGGGATAAGGACTTACTCAGTTTGAGGGATGATGAAAAGCTTTTCTGTTATTGGGCTTCTGCTTCATGA
- a CDS encoding AbrB/MazE/SpoVT family DNA-binding domain-containing protein gives MSKEIPKSLRDKLGIKEGEYLLMFSGGDVIVMKKLKIDVEEVLKEGEEAAKSLRASKEDVIKAVREVRYGE, from the coding sequence ATAAGTAAGGAGATACCCAAGAGTCTCAGAGACAAGCTTGGCATAAAGGAGGGGGAGTACCTGCTCATGTTCTCCGGAGGGGATGTAATAGTCATGAAGAAACTCAAGATAGATGTTGAGGAAGTTCTCAAAGAAGGAGAAGAAGCGGCAAAATCCCTAAGGGCCTCAAAGGAGGATGTTATCAAGGCAGTAAGGGAAGTGAGGTATGGGGAATGA
- a CDS encoding TIGR00375 family protein, translating to MIVDADLHIHSRYSKAVSKAMTIPNLAENARFKGLGIVGTGDILNPHWERELLKYAKKVDEGTYERNGIRFLLTTEVEDNRRVHHVLIFPSIETVREMRERLKPYSPDIESEGRPHLSLSAAEIADLANELDVLIGPAHAFTPWTSLYKEYDSLREAYGDAKIHFLELGLSADSEMADRIKAHHKLTYLSNSDAHSPMPHRLGREFNRFEVEEATFEEIRKAILRKGGRKIILNAGLDPRLGKYHLTACSRCYTKYSLEEAKAYHWKCPKCGGRIKKGVRDRILELADTDERPKDRPPYLHLAPLAEIIAMVLEKGVETKAVRFVWERFLREFGSEIKVLVDVPVEELAKVHEEVAKAIWAYRNGKLIVIPGGGGKYGEIRLLEEVKNASIEDLESIEVEVPDVEEKPKQRSITEFIRKPNK from the coding sequence ATGATAGTTGACGCCGACCTCCACATACACTCGCGCTACTCGAAGGCCGTCTCAAAGGCAATGACGATTCCGAACTTGGCTGAGAACGCCCGCTTCAAGGGGCTTGGAATCGTTGGCACCGGGGACATCCTCAACCCTCACTGGGAGAGAGAACTTCTCAAATACGCCAAAAAGGTCGACGAGGGAACCTACGAGAGGAACGGCATCAGGTTTCTCCTCACGACCGAGGTTGAGGACAACCGGAGGGTTCATCACGTCCTTATCTTTCCGAGCATTGAAACCGTCCGCGAGATGAGGGAGAGGCTTAAACCCTATTCTCCAGATATCGAGAGTGAGGGAAGGCCTCACCTCAGCCTTTCGGCGGCTGAAATAGCGGATCTCGCCAACGAGCTTGATGTTCTAATTGGTCCAGCCCACGCCTTTACCCCCTGGACGAGCCTCTACAAGGAGTACGACTCGCTGAGGGAAGCTTATGGAGATGCCAAGATTCACTTCCTCGAGCTGGGTCTCTCGGCCGACAGCGAGATGGCCGACAGAATAAAGGCTCATCACAAACTTACCTACCTCAGCAACAGCGACGCCCACTCGCCGATGCCCCACAGGCTTGGAAGGGAGTTCAACCGCTTTGAAGTCGAGGAGGCAACCTTCGAGGAGATTCGAAAGGCCATCCTGAGAAAAGGCGGGAGGAAAATAATCCTCAACGCGGGTCTCGACCCGAGGCTCGGCAAGTACCACCTTACCGCATGCTCCCGCTGTTACACGAAGTACTCCCTCGAAGAGGCCAAGGCCTACCACTGGAAGTGCCCGAAGTGCGGCGGGAGGATAAAGAAGGGAGTAAGGGACAGAATCCTTGAGCTTGCGGACACAGATGAAAGGCCGAAGGACAGGCCACCTTACCTGCATCTCGCCCCTCTCGCCGAGATAATAGCGATGGTTCTCGAAAAGGGCGTTGAGACTAAAGCTGTAAGGTTCGTCTGGGAGAGGTTTCTGAGGGAGTTCGGTAGCGAGATAAAGGTCCTCGTGGATGTGCCGGTTGAGGAGCTGGCAAAGGTTCACGAAGAGGTTGCAAAGGCCATCTGGGCGTACAGGAATGGAAAGCTGATAGTAATTCCCGGTGGTGGAGGAAAGTACGGGGAGATTAGGCTTCTAGAGGAGGTCAAGAACGCGAGTATCGAAGACCTTGAGAGCATCGAGGTGGAGGTTCCCGATGTTGAGGAGAAGCCCAAGCAGAGGAGCATAACCGAATTCATCCGAAAGCCAAATAAGTAA
- a CDS encoding chloride channel protein encodes MNTSNGHYIKKWVAVLGFSLLAGLVGGLGAVVFRVLIAWTHKLFFEGLLPLVSYGVDGVNLGYILLPTIGALLVAVLVVKFPDIRGNGIPEVIEAVIFKGGNISSRFAVAKIVATAITIGSGGSVGREGPIGFIGAALTSILTRWFNLSKEMKKLLVTCGLAAGIAGTFNTPLAGAMFALEVVYMGAFSVNLVPIFISAVTGNAVTLAILKQAFEVEIPGGLGHTLFELPFFFILGLLLGILAAFYAKFIYRVFDAFEGLKINPLLKPAIGGLGVGFLGMLFPNYGIFGIGYEGMRLAFYGKMTIVLLLTLGVVKMLATALTVGSGNSGGVFAPSLYIGTMFGAAFGFLIKLLFPFLAPNPAVYALAGMAAFFSGMTQAPITQILMVTELTRSYALLPAVMTSATMGFLTARFFLRGESIYTLKLLRKGYRVRTGRPVVLETISVGEIMSRNPVYVTKDMTLFDVEHLIGETGHDCFPVVDENLNVIGIIGIKDILKRPSSVKRLKVERFLNRPYAVTYQTETAEDAFEKIMAYDQNLLPVVKSPENRKLVGVITKRDIYKAYYRGLEGMYID; translated from the coding sequence ATGAACACTTCGAACGGCCACTACATCAAAAAGTGGGTAGCTGTGCTTGGTTTTTCTCTTTTGGCGGGGTTAGTTGGAGGGCTGGGTGCGGTTGTCTTCAGGGTTCTAATAGCGTGGACGCACAAGCTCTTCTTTGAGGGGCTCTTGCCCTTAGTCTCGTATGGGGTTGATGGGGTGAACCTCGGGTATATCCTTTTACCCACAATAGGTGCCCTCCTGGTTGCGGTTCTCGTTGTCAAGTTTCCCGATATACGGGGGAACGGGATACCTGAAGTCATTGAGGCTGTTATCTTTAAAGGAGGCAACATATCCAGCCGTTTTGCCGTAGCCAAGATAGTTGCTACAGCGATAACCATCGGTTCGGGCGGTAGCGTGGGCAGGGAAGGTCCAATAGGCTTCATAGGTGCGGCCTTAACTTCAATCCTCACAAGGTGGTTCAATCTATCAAAGGAAATGAAAAAGCTCCTAGTAACCTGTGGCTTGGCAGCGGGGATAGCGGGGACTTTCAACACTCCGCTTGCCGGGGCTATGTTCGCCCTGGAGGTAGTTTATATGGGTGCTTTCTCAGTTAACCTCGTTCCGATATTCATCTCAGCAGTTACTGGAAACGCAGTTACACTGGCGATTCTCAAACAGGCTTTTGAGGTTGAAATCCCCGGGGGTCTAGGGCACACGCTCTTTGAGCTTCCCTTCTTCTTCATCCTCGGTCTGCTTCTTGGAATCTTGGCGGCCTTCTATGCGAAGTTCATCTACCGCGTTTTTGACGCCTTTGAGGGCCTGAAAATCAATCCACTTCTAAAACCGGCCATAGGAGGCCTTGGCGTTGGCTTTCTCGGGATGCTGTTTCCCAATTACGGTATATTTGGGATAGGATACGAGGGCATGAGGTTGGCATTCTATGGGAAGATGACCATCGTCCTCCTACTGACCCTTGGGGTAGTTAAGATGCTGGCAACTGCCCTGACCGTTGGCTCTGGGAACAGTGGGGGCGTCTTTGCGCCGAGCCTCTACATAGGAACGATGTTTGGAGCGGCCTTTGGTTTTCTGATCAAGCTTCTCTTCCCCTTCCTTGCGCCAAACCCTGCTGTCTATGCCCTCGCGGGCATGGCGGCCTTCTTCAGCGGCATGACCCAGGCTCCAATAACCCAGATACTCATGGTGACCGAGCTGACAAGAAGCTACGCCCTCCTACCCGCCGTCATGACCTCCGCCACCATGGGTTTCCTGACCGCGAGGTTCTTCCTAAGGGGAGAGTCAATCTACACCCTCAAGCTCCTGAGGAAGGGTTACCGCGTTAGAACTGGAAGGCCAGTTGTCCTTGAGACCATCTCGGTTGGTGAGATAATGAGCAGAAACCCCGTTTACGTTACGAAAGACATGACGCTCTTCGATGTGGAACATCTGATAGGTGAGACAGGCCACGACTGCTTCCCCGTCGTTGACGAGAACCTCAACGTTATAGGGATAATCGGGATCAAAGACATTCTGAAGAGGCCCTCATCTGTGAAGAGGCTAAAGGTTGAGAGGTTCTTAAACCGGCCCTACGCCGTCACTTATCAGACTGAAACGGCCGAAGATGCCTTTGAGAAGATAATGGCCTACGACCAGAACCTCCTTCCCGTTGTTAAGAGTCCAGAGAACCGGAAGCTTGTGGGTGTGATAACCAAAAGGGACATATACAAGGCCTACTACCGCGGCCTTGAGGGAATGTACATTGACTGA